One window of the Eucalyptus grandis isolate ANBG69807.140 chromosome 8, ASM1654582v1, whole genome shotgun sequence genome contains the following:
- the LOC104457231 gene encoding thioredoxin-like protein HCF164, chloroplastic, whose protein sequence is MSRVASNPLALHRFRPYFEAAPRSSSLVATPSAVRFRARSPRLRIVACEANPNPTESSTSEKLVLEPSSENDSAADQSTSPSPNVGLPDVPNKSFNKQIAVVSALAAVGLFLSARLDFGVSLKDLTVAALPYEEALANGKPTVVEFYADWCEVCRELAPDIYKVEQQYKDKVNFVMLNVDNTKWEQELNEFGVEGIPHFAFLDRKGNEEGNVVGRLPRQYLLENVDALARGEASIPHARVVGQYSSAEARKVHQVVDPRSHG, encoded by the exons atgtcgcggGTAGCTTCCAACCCGCTCGCGCTCCACCGGTTCAGGCCCTACTTCGAAGCAGCCCCTCGATCCTCGTCGCTCGTCGCGACCCCATCCGCCGTCCGATTTCGCGCCAGGAGTCCCCGGCTTCGGATCGTCGCGTGTGAGGCGAATCCGAATCCTACCGAGAGTTCCACGTCG GAAAAGTTGGTTCTTGAGCCTTCTTCAGAGAATGACAGTGCTGCTGACCAATCCACAAGTCCCTCCCCAAACGTTGGGCTTCCAGATGTACCCAACAAGTCTTTTAATAAGCAAATAGCTGTAGTTTCTGCTCTAGCCGCAGTTGGACTTTTCTTATCTGCGCGGTTGGATTTTGGTGTTTCTTTGAAAGACCTCACCGTAGCTGCATTGCCTTATGAAGAG GCTCTCGCCAATGGGAAGCCCACTGTGGTGGAGTTCTATGCTGACTGGTGCGAAGTTTGTCGAGAATTAGCTCCTGATATCTACAAAGTTGAGCAGCAGTACAA GGACAAGGTTAATTTTGTTATGCTAAACGTTGACAACACTAAGTGGGAACAAGAGCTCAATGAGTTTGGAGTTGAGGGTATCCCGCACTTTGCATTCCTTGACAGAAAGGGGAATGAAGAGGGCAATGTGGTGGGCAGGCTTCCTAGGCAATACCTGCTTGAGAATGTGGATGCCCTGGCCCGTGGTGAAGCATCCATACCTCATGCTCGTGTTGTCGGACAATATTCCAGTGCTGAAGCAAGAAAGGTACATCAGGTTGTTGATCCGAGGAGTCATGGATAG
- the LOC104457230 gene encoding uncharacterized protein LOC104457230, whose protein sequence is MNLHHTFLSPSPNLKPSPVLPHTIRQLSSQAALQWLPQRQLVQALSVHQVRSGQRSPHAKSRPLPAPLQASRRQMAFLLTASTALTVAPRPSAAVDIPLFGLRKKLRKAEEEAEEIVKEGFEAAEKGIKTAEKGVVAVEKGIETAEREIEEEVSFGGLAQAGAVAVAEAVGVLVATSVVNGILGPEGQRS, encoded by the coding sequence ATGAACCTCCACCACACGTTCTTGTCTCCCTCTCCTAATCTCAAGCCGTCGCCAGTTCTTCCCCACACCATACGCCAGTTAAGCTCTCAAGCGGCCCTCCAATGGCTTCCGCAGCGTCAGCTCGTCCAGGCTCTCTCAGTCCACCAGGTCCGCAGCGGACAACGCTCCCCCCACGCCAAATCCCGCCCTCTCCCCGCCCCCCTCCAGGCCAGCCGGCGGCAGATGGCGTTCCTCCTGACGGCGTCGACGGCGCTGACCGTCGCGCCGCGACCCTCGGCTGCAGTGGACATCCCGCTCTTCGGGCTGCGGAAGAAGCTCAggaaggcggaggaggaggcggaggagatcGTGAAAGAGGGCTTCGAGGCGGCGGAGAAGGGGATCAAGACGGCCGAGAAGGGGGTCGTGGCGGTGGAGAAGGGGATCGAGACGGCCGAGAGGGAGATAGAGGAGGAGGTGAGCTTCGGAGGGTTGGCGCAGGCGGGGGCAGTGGCCGTGGCGGAGGCGGTCGGGGTGCTGGTGGCGACGTCGGTGGTGAACGGGATCTTGGGGCCGGAGGGTCAGAGGTCGTAG
- the LOC104457229 gene encoding LOW QUALITY PROTEIN: NASP-related protein sim3 (The sequence of the model RefSeq protein was modified relative to this genomic sequence to represent the inferred CDS: inserted 2 bases in 1 codon) has product MVEEGAASSKSETLPPPSSHQASDEATVEGSNNPLLGGGGTADSACNSNSSYNKPESSSVLTSDGDGGGGGCGGDGDGGGGGEGGGGDRSLGFADELMEGGSRALKDGNYVEATECFSRALEIRVAHHGELALECVSSYYKYGCALLYKAQEEADPLGAVPKKDAQSQISGKDGERSNLRGESSVASVSSNIDQDGSSHHQDGATDDGSGGKDQEEDDDEDSDAEDLAEADEDESDLDLAWKMLDIARAILEKHSVETVEKVDILSALAEVALEREDIETSLSDYQKALSMLEKLVEPDSRQIAELNFRICLCLEIGSKTGEAIPYCQKAISICKSRVRRLMDEVKVSSESAVSAVASSDGDVNPSSSDSPSDKASADKEAEIKTLNGLSSELEKKLEDLQQLAANPMSILTEILGMASAKAKEIEKXEASSAAMSSSRIGTVNSNGDFDSPTASTAHTNGAAGVTHLGVVGRGVKRVSMTAQSGPTKKPAVDSSEEKRDSNDS; this is encoded by the exons ATGGTCGAAGAAGGAGCGGCCTCCAGCAAATCGGAGACCCTCCCGCCGCCCTCCTCCCACCAGGCCTCCGACGAGGCCACCGTCGAGGGGTCCAACAACCCCctcctcggcggcggcggcacggCGGACTCCGCTTGCAACAGCAACAGCAGCTACAACAAGCCCGAGAGCAGCTCCGTCCTCACCtccgacggcgacggcggcggcggcggctgcggcggcgacggcgacggcggcgggggaggagaagggggagggggagacaGGTCGCTAGGGTTCGCGGACGAGCTGATGGAGGGCGGGTCCCGAGCTCTCAAGGATGGCAACTACGTCGAGGCCACCGAGTGCTTCAGCCGTGCCCTAGAGATCAg ggtgGCGCATCATGGAGAACTCGCCCTGGAGTGCGTCAGTTCATACTACAAGTATGGATGTGCGCTTCTATATAAGGCTCAAGAGGAGGCCGATCCATTGGGTGCTGTGCCCAAAAAGGAcgcccaaagtcaaatatctGGTAAAGATGGAGAAAGAAGTAACTTACGTGGTGAATCTTCTGTAGCTTCTGTTTCTAGTAATATTGATCAGGATGGAAGTTCACATCATCAGGATGGAGCAACAGATGATG GTTCTGGAGGGAAGgaccaagaagaagatgatgatgaggattCTGATGCTGAGGATCTGGCTGAAGCAGATGAAGATGAGTCTGATCTGGACTTGGCATGGAAGATGCTGGATATTGCAAGGGCAATCCTTGAAAAACATTCTGTTGAAACAGTTGAGAAGGTGGACATATTGTCAGCTCTGGCAGAAGTTGCATTGGAAAGAG AGGACATTGAAACTTCTCTCAGTGACTATCAAAAAGCTCTGTCCATGTTGGAGAAACTGGTTGAACCAGATAGTCGACAGATAGCAGAACT AAACTTTCGGATATGCTTGTGTTTGGAGATTGGCTCTAAGACGGGTGAAGCCATTCCGTACTGCCAGAAGGCAATATCTATCTGCAAATCGCGGGTTCGTCGTCTTATGGATGAAGTGAAGGTTTCTTCTGAATCAGCAGTATCAGCTGTTGCTTCATCAGATGGAGATGTCAACCCATCATCCAGTGATTCACCTTCAGATAAGGCTTCAGCTGATAAGGAAGCTGAGATTAAAACATTAAATGGCCTCTCAAGTGAGCTGGAAAAGAAG TTGGAAGATCTGCAACAGCTCGCTGCAAATCCGATGTCAATTCTCACTGAAATTCTTGGAATGGCATCTGCCAAGGCGaaggagattgagaa agaGGCGTCCTCAGCTGCTATGAGCTCTTCTCGTATAGGAACAGTCAACAGCAATGGGGATTTTGACTCCCCGACAGCATCCACTGCTCACACGAACGGTGCTGCTGGAGTCACTCATCTTGGTGTGGTTGGAAGAGGTGTCAAGCGAGTGTCAATGACAGCACAGTCTGGCCCAACAAAGAAACCTGCAGTTGATTCGTCCGAGGAGAAACGAGATAGTAATGATTCCTGA